Proteins from a single region of Eremothecium gossypii ATCC 10895 chromosome VI, complete sequence:
- the EMA19 gene encoding Ema19p (Syntenic homolog of Saccharomyces cerevisiae YLR050C) has translation MLSFTEQKFYYFYFLVHIPITIFVDSSVVLPQAFQLAPRLVNWHITTNYDFLLQEKPAWLWWFIVVELVFQLPFFLFITRRFLQLWKLTFYGSEEAKPLIFQLWRAMAGSLRLYGLNASLTTLMCLWAIWSRGYYPATGLPMAVADKAKLSMLYVPYFLIPLRLVFV, from the coding sequence ATGCTCTCCTTCACAGAACAGAAGTTTTACTACTTCTACTTCCTGGTGCACATCCCGATTACCATCTTCGTGGACTCCTCTGTGGTGCTCCCGCAGGCCTTCCAGCTGGCACCCCGGCTGGTCAATTGGCATATTACAACGAACTATGACTTCCTCTTGCAAGAAAAGCCAGCATGGCTATGGTGGTTCATAGTGGTAGAGCTCGTCTTCCAACTGCCTTTCTTCCTCTTTATTACGCGAAGGTTCCTGCAGTTGTGGAAGCTGACCTTTTACGGCAGTGAAGAAGCCAAGCCCCTGATCTTTCAGCTTTGGCGTGCTATGGCAGGCAGCCTGCGCCTTTATGGCCTCAATGCCTCGCTGACGACTCTCATGTGCCTGTGGGCAATCTGGTCACGTGGGTACTATCCAGCGACGGGACTCCCTATGGCTGTTGCAGACAAAGCGAAACTCAGCATGCTCTACGTGCCCTACTTCCTGATTCCTCTGCGCCTCGTCTTTGTGTGA
- the MDJ1 gene encoding Mdj1p (Syntenic homolog of Saccharomyces cerevisiae YFL016C (MDJ1)) has translation MLGQICRVTARTGGAAKAHWAGAARARQFHSSWRRLQEIRDPYETLGVAKDASASQIKKAYYKLAKQFHPDINKDEGAEKKFHDLQNAYEILSDENKRRQYDQFGAAAFSQGGAGAGGAGGFQGGFGGFSGFGDFGEFGGLNFEDLFGAAFRGGARGAGRQGGAQFVREFKGDSIQVPFKLSFRDAVFGLKDVPLRYAVYDQCGTCSGSGLKAGAQRSVCGGCHGTGTQVHVRAGFQMASTCSQCSGEGYSIRRGDRCGTCSGEGVVFNRNKEVKMDFPHGLQDGDVVKVPGQGSFPHIQVDPKTAHTMRLRRGDLLVQVQVERDPRFQIKNNYDIWYVQEIPITTAALGGTVSIPTVDGDQIRLKVIPGTQPDQVVSIPNKGVPRGLSGARGDMKVQYRIVMKKPQSKAEKFLWEALADVTGDKTARRTENIDAAMAGTAAPGVASSPDEPSTLRKLEKFISNAFKTIRGDQH, from the coding sequence ATGCTAGGACAAATTTGCAGGGTAACAGCACGTACCGGTGGGGCCGCGAAGGCGCACTGGgcaggcgcagcgcgtGCAAGGCAGTTCCacagcagctggcggcggctACAGGAGATACGGGACCCGTACGAGACTCTGGGCGTGGCCAAAGACGCCAGTGCATCGCAGATCAAGAAGGCGTACTACAAGCTGGCGAAGCAGTTCCATCCGGATATCAACAAGGATGAGGGCGCGGAGAAAAAGTTCCACGATCTGCAGAACGCCTACGAGATACTGTCGGACGAGAACAAGCGGCGGCAGTACGACCAGTTcggcgcggccgcgtttagccagggcggcgcgggcgcgggcggcgcgggcggctTCCAGGGGGGCTTTGGCGGCTTCAGCGGCTTCGGGGATTTTGGCGAGTTCGGGGGGCTGAACTTCGAGGACCTGTTCGGCGCGGCATTCcgcggcggggcgcggggcgcggggcggcaGGGCGGAGCGCAGTTTGTGCGCGAGTTTAAGGGTGACTCGATACAGGTGCCATTCAAGCTATCATTCCGCGACGCGGTGTTTGGCCTGAAGGACGTGCCGCTGCGGTACGCCGTCTACGACCAGTGCGGCACATGCTCAGGCTCGGGGCTGAaggcgggcgcgcagcggTCGGTGTGCGGCGGGTGCCACGGCACGGGCACGCAGGTGCACGTGCGCGCGGGCTTCCAGATGGCATCCACGTGCTCACAGTGCAGCGGCGAAGGTTACAGCATCCGCCGCGGAGATCGGTGTGGCACATGCAGCGGCGAGGGAGTCGTGTTCAACCGCAACAAGGAGGTGAAGATGGATTTTCCGCACGGCCTACAGGATGGGGACGTGGTGAAGGTGCCGGGCCAGGGTTCATTCCCGCACATCCAGGTTGATCCGAAGACGGCCCATACCATGCGTCTCCGCAGAGGCGACCTGCTCGTGCAGGTGCAGGTCGAGCGTGACCCACGTTTCCAGATAAAGAACAACTACGACATCTGGTACGTCCAGGAAATACCCATTACGACAGCTGCTCTGGGCGGGACAGTCAGTATTCCAACTGTCGATGGCGATCAGATCCGCCTGAAGGTGATTCCCGGCACACAGCCGGACCAGGTCGTGTCTATCCCCAACAAGGGTGTGCCCCGGGGGCTCTCTGGCGCGCGTGGTGACATGAAGGTCCAGTACCGCATCGTAATGAAGAAGCCACAGTCCAAGGCCGAGAAGTTCTTATGGGAGGCTCTTGCAGACGTGACTGGGGACAAGACTGCGCGCAGGACAGAGAACATCGATGCGGCAATGGCAGGGACGGCAGCCCCAGGCGTCGCGTCCAGCCCAGATGAGCCCAGCACACTCCGCAAACTGGAAAAGTTCATCTCCAACGCCTTCAAGACCATCCGCGGTGACCAGCACTAA